Within Salvia splendens isolate huo1 chromosome 21, SspV2, whole genome shotgun sequence, the genomic segment TCAGTCAAATTAAGATCTCAAAATCATCGGATTCTTATTGAGTTTCAATTTAAAAACTTCGTACGAGTTATGCTCTCATGCGAAAAAAATATCAGACCTACCGTTAATAATAGTGAGACTAAGTGAGTTACTATATAGTTTAGCTTGACACGACATGATAACGACCATAACATAATATTTACATGATTAAAACTtaatattacacgataaaatatgaaattacacAACTAAAACCaattataacatgattaaaATTTGTCACAGTTTAAATCTAAACAATAAAAGTAATATTTaacatttttataattattaaaaataattaaaacaataattttatttattaacgAATAACCAGACCCTAacccaacacataatcatgttGTTTGGGTCGGTCCCATAAAGAAACGATTATTTTGGGTTTGGATTATAGCCTTGTTCGTATGGTGTGCGAATAATGTTTGAGTTCATATTCGGATTTCAGATTTTCTTCAAAGGCCGTGTCTGATCTGTTTTAACGGGTTGGATCGTTAACAGATCGACCCAATAACAACTCATCCCGCACTCTAGAAATGAATCCTCATTGATTCCAACGCGTCTACAGCTCAACAAATGAAAGACCAAATAACGGTGGAAATTAcaaaactacaaaaaaaaatgtctaTATAAAGGAAACACAATCATGCATATTGATACCAATCAAATCACACTAACACGAAAATGGAGGATCTCCGGCGAATGAGATCGGAAATACAGCGGCCCGCCGCCAACATAAGCGTCTCCGATGACGCTCCCCGCAGCATATTCTCCCACCACCTATCCGCCGCCGGTTGCTTCTACGACGACATATTTTGGCCAACTGAGAAACCGGCAGAGGCGGCGGCGCAGCCGGTGAGGCGGAGGGGCCGGAATTTGCCCCTTTTCGATATTCCATCTTTGCAGCAGGTTAGTATTGATCGTAGCAGCCGCCAAAGGAGTGGCTTTTTCAGCGACATTTTCGGATGGGACGCCACGAAGATGATGAGCTGGAGGTCGAGGTTGAAGACGAATTCGTCGTCGGTGCTGAGCTCCGAGGAGCTCAGCCCCGTCCGCTTTCCTGTGTGCGACGACATTTCCTTATTAGCTTCCAAGCTCAGGTGTGTAATCGTAAAAAAATACTCAGGTTCGCGATTTAAAGTCACATTTTACTATTTAAGATTTTCATGATTTAAATCTAATttgtttttttccattttaggtaATTGGACCCATCAGTCAATTAATTCAATAcactcgcattttattataaaatgaattGCGAactatattctactaactcattttcctatttttctttatataattaaacaatttcttaagaCATGTGCTGACGGCGGGAAGTAGTAAAATTTGTACTACTACTTTTTCTATTACATGAAATTAGTCCCTTTTTCGACAAAATATAATCCATTCGTCAAAGTTATTTGAGTAATATTCTGTTCCGAGCTATCccaattatttctttttatgtaaAAACACAAATGAACTCCGCTTAGCATGTTGGATCATCGatctaaaattttgattttttggtCTCGAAATCgcttcactttttcaatcagAGACAAGTATTAGAAAACACGTCGAATTAATATAAACAAGATGTGtacatatattattttattcaaccCTACTTTGACTATATGATATATTTAGATTTAGATAAATGTATGATACTAATTTTATGCACATTTTTAGGCCAATAAACATCAAGACTAAGTGGGATTCACATCACAAAAAACAGCCAGTGTTTTCCAACATGGATTGTGAAAATGAGTTTCTAGAGAAATTGTGGGGATCCAAAGAAATCGAAGAAAATCTTGATATTGAGCAAATGAAATTCAGAGTGACTGAAAACGACGACATACAGTTCAACTCACCATCATCTGCGATATCAAACGCAGAGAGCTGCGAAATAATCGATgaagaaatggaaatggaaatagaTGAAGATGAGTTGATGAGCTCGTACGTGATAGAGCTCGATTCTTGCAGCCGAGACACTGCCTACGAATCCACCGATGTCGATGAAGCCATCGCATGGGCCAAGGATAGGATTCGCAAATATTCTTCTCAAGAGAAACCAATTACACAaggttagttagttagttagttaattaattaactgaTTTTTCATGTTTATATCGGTTGGATTTTTTGGCTATATTTAATCTTGGTTTAAACAATGCAGAAGTGATGGATGAGTCTCATATTTCATCAAATCGAGTTGAGGATAGCTCTCTATTAGAAGATGACACGAGCATACTCGATGAGAAGATAAGGCTTTGGTTGACCGGCAAGGAATCCGACATCCGGTTGCTATTATCTTCCCTACATCATGTGAGAAGACAACAAATATGatctttaatttcattttttttacctaaCGATCAAAACCTGATATTACCATGTTGGGATCTTCAGATTCTATGGCCCAATAGCGGTTGGATCGCAATACCTCTAATGAAATTAATGGAGAGCTCACAGGTTAAGAAAGCGTATCAAAAATCCATTTTGTGCCTGCATCCAGACAAGCTACAACAACGGGGAGCCTCACTCTTACACAAGTACATTGCAGAAAAGGCCTTTGTCGCTCTTCAGGCGAGTTGTTATAAAcattctctctcctactttttcgaTCTATGTCCTATTTATCTACTTTCTAGCTAAGTTATATTGTCCACTACTAAGATTATTGACAGTTGAGTGATGTAGagtttaattatgcattaatgcATACTAATACATTCTTTTATTGTGACTATCTCGCCAATAATCTTCTGATGTCGTTATCTTAGGATGCTTGGACAACGTTTATCACTCTAGATGTCTCGTGCCGTTGAAAATCTTTTGATGGCTTGAATCAAATGTGGAGGCATGAAGAGTGACATCTAGTGATCAATCATGAACGTCTTTAATTTAGTGGAACGTAGAGTTCAAAACCTTTAAGCAATCACCGTCGCCTCCAATGTGACGGTGATAGTTCGAGGATTTGGATATGTAAGATTGAATTGTTGTAAGAAAATGTTGGTTGTAGTAGATGTTGTAATAAATTAATGGCTGGTTTATGTATGATGATTTTTATTGTAGTGAATGTCAGTTTGGAAAATCTCATTTCAAATATGGTGGCTCATATCTTCATGACATTTTCCTGCACTAATATAaaacacaaattaaataaagtaaatttatgatattgTGCATTGCAAATCAAAGTTTTGTTGAAAAGTTCTATTTTTACTAGAAAAAGAACTTAAGCGACAAAGTTGCCAATAATAATGTACTGTTAACTAGTATTACAAAACGAGAAAAACAAATGGCAGCTAAATGATTAATTTGTCAACGGTGTGTTAGATATTCAACTTAAATGATTGTGTATgaaaacaatagtaaaaatGATTGAAAAAACAACTTTATTTCGCGTGCCGAAAGTATATTACGACATAATATTAAGTTTTTTACTAAGGCAGACAAAATTATCAAAGCACAACTGAAGAACAaccatataatttaaaatacttaaaTTGAAAAGATTAATATGGCTTTTTGATGTCGGTCAAAAAGTTCCGAAATAAAGTAACATAACTTTATTGAATatatatgattttttaaaagtttGGTGTGCTACATTCGGCGCAACAATTAATTCGCCATCCTAATTCAGAATAAAATTTCTGTTTTATTAATATTTCTTTTCCTCTAAATGTGAGTTCATAAATTTCTTAACAATTTAGATTAATGTTAAGCAAATATAAATTGATCAGATTATGTCACAATTTCGTATTCACTTAACAAGCTAGTCCACTCTCTTATACTAATATTTGTTGGTCGAGGTGTGTATTCTCCAACAGAGCGAATgcaaaaaattattttgatatGAGCTTAgatattattattgagtttaGAAATCTCAGAGAATATTTATAGTATTGTATATTCTTTAAAGATGATAGAGAATTTCACACAACAATCAACactatataataaatatagatagtttaaaaatagtagtataaattttaatatagaattaataaagtaagaaaaatatagaaagaaaaagagatTGGAGTATTGTTAGAATGAATCAACCTTattagaaaggaaaaaaattattgaaaattaattggactacttttatgggacaatcaaaatgaaaagaatTTCTACTATTATGGGATGAATGAAGTACTCActctatcccattaaaaatgaaaactctttctaaaatggaaacaatagcATCTCTATTctttcatctcttttactttattatctttttattaactcataaaacaatGATACATAAAATTCCGTGCTgaaaagcaaatgtttcatttctaatgagatggagggagtatatctagGGGCTTAAGTCCCTTCACTGCCATAAGTTGTGTTGGCCTATATCTCTATATATGGGCATGATTGTCAACGAGTCAACGGAGCTTTGCGTCTAGTTAGGGTTGACGAATCATTTACCATCAGGTACTCGATCAAAAAAATCGGATATTCAACCTGAAAAATTGTTTAAACCTTCCTGTCACCTAATGCCTGACCTGATGGTTCTTTCGGATAAACAAATACCTTACGTGAGTTTCTCAACCAGACTTAATCGGATTTCGATATCTATACCTCAAAAATAAAGTGGCATTTTCTTATTGggatattgacacctaatatcatgaaactttcaaaaagttgggttttttccacgaactttgaaattggcaaataatatcacgaactttaccccgagtttgttatttcccaccaatgaaaaaattccggaaaataatatcatgatacggatttttttcgtaatttcttgacaacaacttcgagagcttcaagtttttcaatctttAAGGATAGTTTTTTTCTTGAAGCATACCCTCCAAAATTGTTattcaatctattaatatagttggaatttttttatttgggggaaataacaaactcgaggtaaagttcgtgatattatttgttaatttcaaagttcgtgggaaaaaattcaactttttcaaagttccatgatattagaTGTCAATATTCATTTCTTATTTACTCCAAACTAGGAATTCTCATTTTTGGTTGTATAGTTCCATCATggttaaaaggaaaatattatATGTAGGTCTGTCAAATCGAGTACCCGCGGATATCAGATTCAAATATTTGGGGAACCCGATCCCgaaatttctaaaaaataataGCCGATACTTGATCCAAATCTGATTTCGGGTAACCAATTACCCTACTAGGGTATCCAGTCACGAAAAATCGGATATTCAGTCCGGAAAAATTGGGTCCCAGTTCtgattgtgatttttaattttttttttaaatcaaccACAACTTTTtagaaataaaaacatgtagTTCATATTTAATTCAAACTTGAAGTAGTAtttaatagaaaataattaCCAACTTTGAGTAAAACAAAATTCATAAGAAAGGGCAAAAGCTAGCGGCAGAGGGAGGCGCAGACAAGAGAGCAGAGAAGGGGAGGGAGGCAGTATGAATTTTGTGGTATACTCTAACTCCCTAAATCATTAACGCTAATACGTTTAACTATTAACTAAAATGAAATCATGTAagcataattatatttaattacttaaatttttaaaaataaaaataaatatataatttattattttttaaaaataattcgGAAAATTCAAGTATACCTCTGATAATCCAAAATTGTCACTACCCGATCCCCATCCGAAATCCGAAAAATCGGGCTTCGAATGTCCAGTTATCCAAAATTTTTGGGTTTGGATATCCATTTTGATCGGCCTAATTATAGGAAAACTATTTACATCGGTTAGTTGACATAATACAAGTGTCTGTTTTTTGGTTAAGTCTAAAAAGAAAATTCTTTAATTAGTTtccattaatatttaatattccctatgtccaccatttaaataatcattttgtcattttgactTGTCCACGATTTAGAAAACCagttactttattccacttttagtatGCGGATACCACATTTCATCAACTTTTTTACATTCACAattcaatataaaactaatactttaaatgagTCTTCAATTCCATTcactttttctatttatttttcttcataaagtctaacaatttcttaaaatctgtgccgattcaaaatgaatttttaaatgattgacggatggagtattcaattttttattttacaatatttttttcttttaaaagataaatgaatataaatttaaaggttGCATGGGAGACTCAAATTCAAAACCTAAAATGAGGAAATTTTCCCAATTTTGTTAGTGCTTCGTCTCCATGATTTTAGTTAACAGTTAGTTTATGATCTCTTCTCTTAGAGATGTACCCGATTTGTGGGGCTACTTTTGAGCTTGCGCTATATACAGATCTATCAATTTTGATGTTTCTATTTACATGTGGGGTCCGCCTAATCCCTATCCTCTGGGCTtttaaaaggaaaagaaaatttgGGTTTTTAAATAACCAGCccaactataaataaaataaagattaaaGTCCATTTTTAGTCTCTTACGTTTGCCTACAAAACTTATTAGTCCTattaagtttgtgactttttagGCTCAAACAATATATTTTGGTGTAAACTTAACTTTTTATGTTAAAGTTAACGGTAAAACGTGTTTGActtaattaaaatctaattaacctaattaacttaattaattttaatattaaaatttataaaatattattttactgaaaataaaaatagataaaattaaaagaaaaattacttaaaatagaaaattgacTTAATTCTAATCTAATTaacctaattaatttaattaattaatattctaaattaaaatatactaaaaaCTACTtactttaataaaaataacatttaCAGGACTTCACCCAAAAATAACATGGAATATTGGTTGATTTTTGGGGATGGTCGAAAAGAAGTATGGTCCCgaaaatgttatttttatttttattaaagtcTCGTAAATGTTATTTTCATGAAAGTAAAAgttagtttttatattttaatttagaataataattaattaagttgattAGATCATAATTACGTCAATTTATTTCAAgtaattttccttttaatttaatcaatctttgttttaagtaaaataatattttataaattttaatagaattaattaagttcattaggttaattagattttaattaaattattaacttGGTCAAACACTTTTGACCGTTAATTTTAACGGAAAAGGTTAAGTCTGGACCAaaaaataatgttttggaccaaaagatcacaaacttaatgtatagAACCAGAAAGAATTTTAGAGAAAATGTAGGGGATCAAAAATAGattttagtataaaataaaCCAACACTCTAATGGATCAAATCTAATGGATTTATGTATGATGTTGGGCCTGATTTCTCACATTTTTAAGCTTGTAAGTACCTGACCATTTAAACTTGAAATGGGCTGGGCAATCTATCACACCTCAAATATTGGATTACTAACTAAACCTCAATTGCTTATTAtgttctcattttttttaacaaattcCAGAATGAACACCGTTTAATTTTACGTTGGGAAAATAGAAGCATTGACACCTTTGTTTCTTGATTAACACCTGCTGTGTTACTTTAAAATTCGCATAATTTTTTATGTTGGCCatatttgattttctttttctcgACTTTATGTTTAGAGTAATGGtcacaataataaaatatttacctAAATTTGTATTGTACTTTTATGAATTGTTATAACTACAAACACCATTTCTTTTCTATCAATTACAatatttaaacttttttttgtaTCTCGTGATAGGTATAGTAAAATGGTATCAATAAAATACCCTACCGCAAAAGAGTAAGAACATTTGGTCTGGcagagttttaatgtataattagaaaagtaagagagagaaagaaaaagtttttaaagtattattagtgaagaataaaattttctaaattaaaaagttcatatttttcaacaaactaaaaatgaaatagttcGTACATTTCAAGGACGGAGGAGTATATCATAGtttgtttattaaaaaaataagactATTAACTTAATCGCGTTGAAATCAGAATTCGGGTGAAAATTGTGCAACAAGTCAATCAACCATTAAATAAACCCCTCTAACGATGTTTAatctattattttaaaaatagagtTCGCAGTAAAAAACTGATACTGATAAGGATTTAcgtatctttttcatatctttgtttttttttcattaagttagttattagcattataaataggagttattataattattcgagaaatctatcaagaatatcaatattattgtTCATTCTCTTATCTAAAGTGAGACAACCGTCTTGCTCGACGGGGCGCTTGCCCGCGACAGACATTTATCGCTCGTCCGCGACAGACATTTATCGATCGCCGATCCACGGATGCCGATCGGAGGTTTATCTTATCAAAAACTTACTTACAAcctatttttgttatttacaaCAATTAACTCTTTAATTTTTCCCTCTAACGCTTAATTTGAGTATTATATTAccacaaaatatatataaatattatatcaTAACTTTGGTGGTTGCAAGAGAAGAAACAATAAAAGCAGTCAAACTGATGAACTATATTCAATTAATTCTATTACAAATACAAACCAAATTTCACATGCTGCAAAATTTAGATCCATAATTCAACTTCCCAAAGTCTAAAAAAAGCAGCAACAACACAAACAGAGTTAGAGTCGAAATTAAATGCCATTTAGCTACGATGCTAGGGcatatacacatatacacataaagTGAGCGCGTGTACAAACATGCGCTCACTCATGGAATTGGGACAAAGATTTATGAACATTGTTGAGGAGTTGTTGAGCATGGACAGATGATGCAGAGTGAGAAGGCGAGGGCAGAGACAGAGAGAGTTTGATTGTTGCTTCCCTCTCCTCCTCATGTATGGTGTCAAGCATCTTCGACGCCCTATTCCTCATTATGCTCACAAACTGCGGTGGCGCCACCTCGGTCATGAATCTCGCTAGACGGGCATTCGCCATTTTTAGGGTTTTCGAGAGAGAGAAGTAGAAAGTTTTGATGAAGATTGAATGATGAATGAAGGGAAGAGGCTATGGTTGAAATTTATAGAACTTAGATGGATGATGAataatgtccactatttatttatttattgctattattttttttatatggatATGGATTGAGTCAATATTGTTATCCAATAGATTTTAGCGCTTTGTGCCGATCTTGCTTTTGCAATTAAACTCGCGATGTGACCTCAAAGTGATGAGAGGTAGACACATTGTATCGAGTTCTACTTGCTTGTGATTTGATTTTCGGATTTAAATGTCTGATTATAGAGGTTAAGTCGTAATTTGTCCCGAGGTAGTCAATACCGACGgaagaaaatataaattgtaGGAGTATGTAGCTAGTTGGTTCCATTTTGTGCAAATAGAAAATCCGAAATTATATTATTACTTTGACTATTAATGAACTTGTTAAAGAAACTAGTATAGTTTTTTTAACCGAGTTTACCTAAaaataactaatataaaattaagACTTTCAAATGTAGGTGTATATATTTTGTGCTAAGTATTTATAATGACTAGTCTACTAGCTTAATGTTAAAAACTCACTTTTAGTTATAAGTGGAAGTTGACAAGGCCATAATTAATTTGACAAAGACACACACCTATATATCCTAGCATCAAGGCAACCTCAGGTAGTCTACATGTGGCAAGTGGGAGTTCCTTATCCAAGCATGAATTCTACAAATTTATTATACTACGTCTTTCCATATGCGTACGCTAACTACTGCTCGCTCCGTCCAGATAATTTGttctatttttctatttcggtcTATCTTatataatttgtctcatttcaccatttactatttttagtagtggaccacatattccattaactcatttatactcacattttattataaaactaatatataaaagtatgactcaaattctactaactttttcaactcacttttcattacatttcttaaaacccgtgcccggtcaaaatGAGACGAATTatctgggatggagggagtagtaaaattttttttagtttattttgtttgattttagtAGATACATCAATAAACAATTTTCAGTATCATATAATTTCCCATAAATCTACTAAATATCaaaacaagataaagataaGACACTAATTTTGGTCCATAATATTACTAAAGTAGATTCGACTTTCAACTAATTAAATATAGTGTTGTTAGTAGTAAGTTGTGAAGTGTCATATGCCTAACtaattaagaaaaatttatAGTACTTAAATAAAGAATTGTAGTTTTTGGCATTGGACAACTGAGCTCCAAATCGTACCGTAGCTAGGACCAAGTCTTGAACCTAAGGGCAAAGCTCGAGCACGATAGTTGGACGTGCGTCGCGATCTTTGCCTAAATTCCTTGTGTGCAAGTTACAAGATGAAAATGAAGTTACTAATTTTACGCTGTATGAGGTTGATGGTCCTACAAAAAAACATGGAGGAAAGGATATGTAGTTGCCTACTCTCGAGGGAAGAAgaaaatcttttttaaaaaaatgcgcCTTTTAAAAGTctattattttctaaaaatcaCGTCTATTATTTTCTAAAGTCTCAAAGTTGGAAGAAAATTTCAACTGCTGAAGTTCATATGAATTGTATCAATTGAGTTGTTGAACATATAAAACATAGCCTCATAATCTTGATTTGATGCTCAATATATTAAATCTTTACATGATTTCAGCTTTTAATAATGTTTCATCATGTCTCTTAAAAACTTACACACTATAGTATTAGATATTTGACTTATGTAGTTAATTATTGATGTATAACGAGGTTATGTTGCTATGAAGGTTGTTT encodes:
- the LOC121783844 gene encoding uncharacterized protein LOC121783844 isoform X2, with product MEDLRRMRSEIQRPAANISVSDDAPRSIFSHHLSAAGCFYDDIFWPTEKPAEAAAQPVRRRGRNLPLFDIPSLQQVSIDRSSRQRSGFFSDIFGWDATKMMSWRSRLKTNSSSVLSSEELSPVRFPVCDDISLLASKLRPINIKTKWDSHHKKQPVFSNMDCENEFLEKLWGSKEIEENLDIEQMKFRVTENDDIQFNSPSSAISNAESCEIIDEEMEMEIDEDELMSSYVIELDSCSRDTAYESTDVDEAIAWAKDRIRKYSSQEKPITQEVMDESHISSNRVEDSSLLEDDTSILDEKIRLWLTGKESDIRLLLSSLHHILWPNSGWIAIPLMKLMESSQVKKAYQKSILCLHPDKLQQRGASLLHKYIAEKAFVALQDAWTTFITLDVSCR
- the LOC121783844 gene encoding uncharacterized protein LOC121783844 isoform X1 — translated: MEDLRRMRSEIQRPAANISVSDDAPRSIFSHHLSAAGCFYDDIFWPTEKPAEAAAQPVRRRGRNLPLFDIPSLQQVSIDRSSRQRSGFFSDIFGWDATKMMSWRSRLKTNSSSVLSSEELSPVRFPVCDDISLLASKLRPINIKTKWDSHHKKQPVFSNMDCENEFLEKLWGSKEIEENLDIEQMKFRVTENDDIQFNSPSSAISNAESCEIIDEEMEMEIDEDELMSSYVIELDSCSRDTAYESTDVDEAIAWAKDRIRKYSSQEKPITQEVMDESHISSNRVEDSSLLEDDTSILDEKIRLWLTGKESDIRLLLSSLHHILWPNSGWIAIPLMKLMESSQVKKAYQKSILCLHPDKLQQRGASLLHKYIAEKAFVALQASCYKHSLSYFFDLCPIYLLSS